In Streptomyces sp. P9-A4, the genomic window CAGCGGCCGATGGCCTGGGCGAAGGCGATACCGGGAGCGAGGGCGTCGGCCCACGCCGGGAGCGGGATGCCCCGTCGGCGGCAGCCGATCCAGGCACCCACCGCGCCGAGCGCGATGGCGCCCCAGATACCGAGGCCGCCCTCCCAGATCTTGAAGGCGTCGACCCAGTTCTCACCCTCGCTGAAGTACAGCTGGTAGTCGGTGATCACGTGGTAGAGGCGTCCGCCGACGAGGCCGAAGGGCACCGCCCAGACGGCGATGTCGGCCACGGTGCCGGCAGTGCCGCCCCGGGCGATCCAGCGCTTGTTGCCGTACCAGACGGCTACGAAGACACCGATGATGATGCAGAAGGCATAGCCGCGCAGCGGGATCGGTCCGAGGTTGATCACACCGGTCGACGGGCTGGGAATATAGGCAAGGTCCATGGCAGGTCCGACGCTACCCTGCCGGGCGGGCGGTACGGCAGCCCGCCCGGCAACTTCTGGGTAACTAACGCCGCCGGAGCGGGTCTCAGCCGGCCGAGGGGGAGACCGGAGCGGCCGTGCCCGCCTTCTTGCCCTTGTTGGCCTCGGCGACCCACGTCTTGAGGTTCTCCGGGGAGATCTGCTCGTTGCCCTTCGTCGGGAAGATCGGCTCGCCGTTGAGCAGGACGGTCGGGGTGCCCCGGAAGCCGCCGTTCTGGAAGGCCTCGTTCGACTTGGTCACCCAGCTGTCGTGCGTCCCGTCGTTCACACAGCTGCGGAAGGCGGGCGTGTCGAGCCCCGGGACCTTCGCGGCCAGCTCGATCAGCTTGTCGTTCTTGCCGAAGGCGTCGTCCGTCTCCGGCGGCTGGTTGACGTAGAGGGTGTCGTGGTACGCGGTGAACTTCCCCGCGTCCTGGGCGCACGCCGCCGCGTTCGCCGCGCGCAGCGAGCCGCTGCCGCCCATGTTCCCGTCGATGAGGGTGGCGAGGTGGTACTCGGCCTTGAGCGCGCCCGAGGCCTCCAGCTCGTGGATGGTGGCCCGCATGACGTTCTCGAACTGGGCGCACGCCGGGCAGCGGAAGTCCTCCCAGACCGCGAGCGTCGACGGCGCGTCCGTCTTCCCGGTGGGGATGGCGGGCTTCCCGTCCTCCTCGATCGCCCCGGTCGGCGCGACCACCGGGCCCGCCTTGTCGGACCCGCCGTTCTTGTCGCCGCCGGCCGCGATCACGCCGACGATCGCGGCCAGGCCGAGGACACCGACCACCGCCGCCGACACGATCAGGACGCGCCGCTGCTTCTCGCGGGCCTTGTCACGCTCACGCTGCTGCTGGAGGCGCTCCCGCGCGCTCCGGTTACCGTCACCACGGTTGTTCTCGCTCACGCCTCAGGAACGAACCGGGGAGGCACGTACGTGCCTCCCCGGTTGAGATCCACCCAAATGGGTTACGAAACGCGCCGTACGCCCTCGGCGAGTTCGGCCGCCAGTTCCCTTACGGCGGCGAGTCCCGCGGCCTCGTCGCCGTCGGCGTCGAGGATCCGCTTCACGAAGGCGGAGCCGACGATGACGCCGTCGGCGAAGGCCGCGACCTCCTTCGCCTGGGCGGCGTCGGAGACCCCGAGGCCGACGCACACCGGCAGCTCGGAGGTCGCGCGGGTACGGCGGACCAGGTCGGCGGCCTGCTCGCCGACCGACACGCGGGTGCCGGTGACGCCCATGAGGGAGGCCGCGTAGACGAAGCCGGAGCCGGCCGCCGTGATGGTGGCGAGCCGCTCGTCCCTGCTGCTGGGCGCGACGACGAAGACGGTGGCCAGACCGTGCTTGTCGGCGTGCTCGCGCCAGACCGCGGACTCCTGGACCGGCAGGTCGGGCAGGATGCAGCCCGCGCCGCCGGCCGCGGCGAGCTCCTCGGTGAAGCGCTCGATGCCGTACCGGTCGATCGGGTTCCAGTACGTCATGACGAGGACCGGCTTCCCGGTGGCCTCGTGGGCCTCGCGGACCGTGCGCATCACGTCGGCGATCTTGACGCCGCCGCGCAGGGCGATGTCGTCGGCGGTCTGGATGACCGGCCCGTCGAGGACCGGGTCGCTGTGCGGGAGGCCGACCTCGACCACGTCCGCGCCGCCGTCGAAGACGGCCTTGATCGCCGCGATGCCGCCGTCGACGGTCGGGAAGCCGGCCGGGAGGTACGCGATGAGCGCGGCCCGGTTCTCCGCCTTCGTCTTGGCGAGGGTGTCACTGAGCAGCTGGATGTTCCCGGTCGTCACTTGGAGCCCTCCCCGTCGTACAGGCCGAAGTAGCGGGCGGCCGTGTCCATGTCCTTGTCGCCGCGCCCGGAGAGGTTCACCAGGAGCAGGGCGTCCTTGCCGAGTTCCCTGCCGACCTCCAGGGCCCCGGCGAGGGCGTGCGCCGACTCGATCGCCGGGATGATGCCCTCGGTGCGGGAGAGCAGACGCATCGCCTGCATGGCGGCGTCGTCGGTGACGGCGCGGTACTCGCCCCGGCCGCTGTCCTTGAGGTACGCGTGCTCCGGGCCGATGCCCGGGTAGTCGAGGCCCGCCGAGATCGAGTAGGGCTCGGTGATCTGGCCCTCCTCGTCCTGGAGGACGTACGACCGCGAGCCGTGCAGGATGCCGGGCTCGCCCGCGGTGAGGGTGGCCGCGTGCTCGCCGGTCTCGACGCCGTGGCCGGCCGGCTCGCAGCCGATCAGGCGCACGCCGGCGTCCGGGACGAAGGCGTGGAAGAGGCCGATGGCGTTGGAGCCGCCACCGACGCAGGCGATCGCCGCGTCGGGGAGGCGTCCGGCGCGCTCCAGGATCTGGCGGCGGGCCTCGACGCCGATGACCCGGTGGAAGTCGCGGACCATCGCGGGGAAGGGGTGCGGTCCCGCGACCGTGCCGAACAGGTAGTGCGTCCTGTCCACGTTGGCGACCCAGTCGCGGAAGGCCTCGTTGATG contains:
- the trpB gene encoding tryptophan synthase subunit beta, with the protein product MSSEFFIPDPEGQVPTAEGYFGAYGGKFIPEALVAAVDEVAVEYDKAKSDPEFARELNDLMVNYTGRPSALTEVSRFAEHAGGARIFLKREDLNHTGSHKINNVLGQALLTKRMGKTRVIAETGAGQHGVATATACALFGLECTIYMGEIDTQRQALNVARMRMLGAEVVAVKSGSRTLKDAINEAFRDWVANVDRTHYLFGTVAGPHPFPAMVRDFHRVIGVEARRQILERAGRLPDAAIACVGGGSNAIGLFHAFVPDAGVRLIGCEPAGHGVETGEHAATLTAGEPGILHGSRSYVLQDEEGQITEPYSISAGLDYPGIGPEHAYLKDSGRGEYRAVTDDAAMQAMRLLSRTEGIIPAIESAHALAGALEVGRELGKDALLLVNLSGRGDKDMDTAARYFGLYDGEGSK
- a CDS encoding DsbA family protein; translation: MSENNRGDGNRSARERLQQQRERDKAREKQRRVLIVSAAVVGVLGLAAIVGVIAAGGDKNGGSDKAGPVVAPTGAIEEDGKPAIPTGKTDAPSTLAVWEDFRCPACAQFENVMRATIHELEASGALKAEYHLATLIDGNMGGSGSLRAANAAACAQDAGKFTAYHDTLYVNQPPETDDAFGKNDKLIELAAKVPGLDTPAFRSCVNDGTHDSWVTKSNEAFQNGGFRGTPTVLLNGEPIFPTKGNEQISPENLKTWVAEANKGKKAGTAAPVSPSAG
- the trpA gene encoding tryptophan synthase subunit alpha codes for the protein MTTGNIQLLSDTLAKTKAENRAALIAYLPAGFPTVDGGIAAIKAVFDGGADVVEVGLPHSDPVLDGPVIQTADDIALRGGVKIADVMRTVREAHEATGKPVLVMTYWNPIDRYGIERFTEELAAAGGAGCILPDLPVQESAVWREHADKHGLATVFVVAPSSRDERLATITAAGSGFVYAASLMGVTGTRVSVGEQAADLVRRTRATSELPVCVGLGVSDAAQAKEVAAFADGVIVGSAFVKRILDADGDEAAGLAAVRELAAELAEGVRRVS